Within Triticum dicoccoides isolate Atlit2015 ecotype Zavitan chromosome 1B, WEW_v2.0, whole genome shotgun sequence, the genomic segment TGATATTGTTCTCAAATTAAgaggagagaattccttatttaacattaGCTTAAAAATTTGTGCCTTATTTAATACGGGGAAAAAATCTTTCTTATCTAACATCAATTCTAAAATTCCCTTCCAACATTTTCATCCATTTTAAGTATTAACGGTGTTAAATGACACGTGAGAAGATAATTTTACCCCTGTCGCAAATTATGACCAAAATTGTTTGCATACTAAAAAGCAATAACTTTTTTCTATTGTTAAATGCAAGATTAGGTAGAACCTCCCCTGTAAACATGCAAAATTCCATATCTGGATTTAAATTATTTTGATATTTATTTCAAAAATGGGCACAACCTCCTCTGTAATTTGAAGCATATCCGATCACACAATTCACATATACATATTTTGCAATATTACACATAAACATCCAGGTCCACAACAAAGTACACATATATCACTTGCAGCATATCTAGGTTCACATATGAGGTAATAGCATCCCAGGTACCCTAACTTGCACAggatgtgatgatttagtcccaaacttgcaaaacttgatcaagtcaTACCCCAACTTGCATCTCATGTGATGTTTTAGTCCCAAGCCAATCACAGTGCGCCAATTGGCTGGGCCGGTCAGCGCGCGCAGTTTTGCACAAAACCCCCTGCCGTTTGCCTGATTCAACCCGCGCCGCCTGCTCCCCTCGGCCGCCCGCAGCTCCTCGCTCCGCaggctcgcgccgccgccgccgccctcttcgTCGGCCCCGCAGCCTCCTCGTCACGCGCCGAGCGCGGCCGCTGGAGCTGATGGCAAAGCTGGTGCCGCCCCTCCCGGCGTCGTCGCGCGCCTCNNNNNNNNNNNNNNNNNNNNNNNNNNNNNNNNNNNNNNNNNNNNNNNNNNNNNNNNNNNNNNNNNNNNNNNNNNNNNNNNNNNNNNNNNNNNNNNNNNNNNNNNNNNNNNNNNNNNNNNNNNNNNNNNNNNNNNNNNNNNNNNNNNNNNNNNNNNNNNNNNNNNNNNNNNNNNNNNNNNNNNNNNNNNNNNNNNNNNNNNNNNNNNNNNNNNNNNNNNNNNNNNNNNNNNNNNNNNNNNNNNNNNNNNNNNNNNNNNNNNNNNNNNNNNNNNNGCGCCCGGCTCGCCCACGCACGCGCCGCGGAGCCACCACAGCGCCGACCTGCCGGCGAGGAGCCCCAGGCGGAGCCGCCTCGTGCACGCCGCCGCGTCGAGGCTGCTGGAGCCGGGCGCGCGCGCGAGCTCGAGGGCCGGCGCCAGGCTGCAGGCCATCGCGTACGCCTCGCCGCAGCACCGCGCCCACCCCGGCGCCCCGCAGCAGAGCTGGGGCACGCCAGGCTGCAGACCAGACGAACTATTCCGACTCATCGGCTCCTCTCAATAATGCTGAGACTATATACAATTCCAATGATCAATCACCTGAGTTTCACAAGAGCTATCAGGTCAGTTTTGACGTTGCCCTACTGCTTCATTTTGTCAACCTTTTATATCTCTTACTTATGTTTACTTCAGCAATATTGATCAGTCAATCATGAAATTACCTCTTTGATAGTATGTCCATACGATGAAATTGTAGTGCTTATACTTATCACTTTGTCTAATGGTAGAGACTGCTAAGGAAGCACTTCCATGAATCCATGCCTGGTACATTTTGTGAATTTGTTGTTAAAAAAATATTCCTCGGAATGTGATTGGATGTTCCCTGGTCTTTACTGAAGTAATGGTTTACCAACTTGGATGACTTGGCATTCATTGTACTGTGATCAGTGGTCACACTACTTTTTGTCTAGCTTGCTATTGAAATTTGAAAATGTTATTTTGTTCTAGTTCCAGGGTGACCAAGGGGCTGATTCTCCTGCTACGTGCACAAATGACGAGCCCAATCAGCCGAGCCCAACATCTGTCCTCGAAGCATGCTTCTCACACGGTGCTTCCTCCTTAGGAAGTCCAACTGAAAAGATCGGTAAATACTTTTGTAGTATCGCCTTGAATGTTGTACTAGGATGTAAGGATACTTTGTAGCTAGTAACCCCTGCAAGCGAAAATTCCATGGCGTGGACGAGCACGCCTGCTCACGGTATCTCCGGGCGTCGGTTCGTGGTGGGATCTGGGATGGGGGCGGCAGTACAGGGCGTGTACGCGGGTAGTTAATGCGTACGTTTTGGATGGAGTTTTGAGGTTGTACAGTGAGTCTGGACGGACGTACAGGACATAGCGATGGCGTTGAGGTACTGTACCAACGTGTGCTGTAGGTGCAAACGGCAGGAGAAAACGGTGGGTTTCAGTAGCAGACGGGCTACCGTCGGCGCTGGCCCACCAACTACATTAACTGTGGCTGCGGCACTCGTGGTCGATCCATTTAACCCTAGCGACTTGTTCAATCGATCCCCAAATCAGAAGAGAGGAAACCCTAGTTTGCGAAGATGGCAAACCGACCATTGCTCAAGCAAGCCGCACAAAAGCAAAACAAACTGAATTTCTTCCAAGAAATAGGGACTGAACGGAAAGTTCATTATTTTCCTAGTGCTGAAATACAAACGGAAATGCAATCGACAACACTGACATAATAGTACAATTATGCGAAAATTCAGTTACATACGCAATGTTCATGAAAGACACAGAAGCAAAGACGCAGATACCGATGACAGCATCACACATTGATCAGTGGCGATTTATTATTCAAGACCGTCTTCTGGATAATGGCTACGAAGCCCTCAACAGCACATCACACTGTAGAATTCTAAATCAAAAGTTGCTCCAAAGTTGCATTTTCAACAACATGCAGCACAACTTTAGGTTTGTTGCGGGTGTTTCTTTCTGTGACCATCGACACCACAGTTTGAGCATTTTCTTTCCAAGGAAGATCACCTCTCTTGTGACCTCCCTCACCGCAGATACTACAGAAACGAGTACGCTTGCTTGTTCCACACCTATCAGCAGCTTTTTATTTGGTGCCTGCTTCCATTTTTTGCTCTTCGCGCCTCGGTCATCATACAGACGCTTGTCCCTGCTGGTAGTTGGTCGTTCTGCTTTACGCTTTCATTCTGGAGGCTTTAAGCCAACGAAACTACCAATTGCACTGCCTTGGGCATCACTCCCTCCCCACTTGCTGCTGGATGCATTGCAATCagttccttttcttttcctttctccGACTGGACTCTGTCTTGAAGTCCCATTCCATCACGGACGCTTGCCATAGGTGTCAGTGTATCCATTGATTTCTTCAGTATATCCATTGCACATTCATACGTACCTGTGTTGGCGTCTCCTATACTGACAACTTCAAGGGCGTGAGTGTGTAGGTTGGAGTGTCTGAATGTTATTGAATTGACACTAATCTTATCCTTTTGAAGATGCACCAAATGATCTGGCAGCACATCTCTTGCATCCTTTGTCCATCGTTTGAGAATGTGCTTGGCTAGTATCTGATCTATTCCAAGGACTTCAAGGACCTACAGAACAACATATGTGGTTTGATATGGTTAGATATGATCAAGCAAAAAATCCTCTTCCTTTTTTTTGGTGCACACGGACTTATGAAGGAAAAAAGAAACCACCGTATCGGATGCATGTGGTACAGTGATAACTTATGTTACCTTAAGTGTGTGGCAGCACAGCAAGCCTGTGTGTTCAAAATTACCACACTCACATACTAGTTGTGCGCCTTCGTCGACAACTTCTACTTGGTACACAACTCTGTACCACTGTCATGCTTCTCTGGGTGGTACCGTCGTGCCAAATACGTATTCCATCTGATGACTTCCTCTGTCTTGTACTGACCTGCTTCATACAGGACTTCGCCAAATTTCTCAAACATAGCTCGAGTGTATACATCGCTAGCGTGCATCTCTAGTGGTGTGCATTTTCATAACTGGTGAAGTCTGAAATGAATGAGGTACACAAGTAATGTAAAAGTTCAGGTAGTGAGTCCACAGCCTTTTTATCTGCATAAATGAATCCAGAGAAAAAAAGAACAACTTACTATCTTAGTATGTCTTTCCTCGTAGTTCTCAGCTGCTTCCCTGTCGAAAAGAAGCCTCATCTACTGGCGAACGAATAGATGCATGGGGCAGCTTGCTGGAACATAATTCTTAAGCATATGGTTTGAACTTTCACTGCACTGTGTACTGGTCATTTTTGCACAAAATTTTCCATTGAAATATGGTTTCGCCCATTTCATCCTTGTTTCATAGATCTGAGTCAGGTAAGGGTGTTTTTGCAAGCCGTGTGTTCTGTCAAATGTCCCCATGCTGTCTTGAACTCATCGACTGTGAGCATGTGACGTATTATCTTGTGGAACTCGATTCTGAACTTGCTCCTCTTTCTGTAATGTGCTCCAAGAGATTCTTTTGCTTTCTTCAGGATGTGCCCCTTACACCAGACATTCTATTGCTACTTCCATGGCCCTCCATTGATCTGTTTTTTTTGAACGGGCTCCATTGATCTGTAGACACATAAATCAAAACATTGTCCTTACAATCATCATACTTGAACAATAGGAACATACAATGGAAAAAGCGCCATAGTGTGCAAATGCAACCTAAAATTTCAAATATAAATGTTTATTCATGCACACCTGTTAGCAAGGTTTGTGGATGTTTGCCACCCATCATGCGGATAAATTCAGTGGACACCCATGTAAATGTTTCCGCTGTCTCATCCCTGACCAGGACTCCGCCGAAAATGACACTTTGGAAGTGGTTGTTGACTCCGACAAACAGCCCGAATGGCATATCGTACATCGGTAAGACCGTGTGTTGCTCCTTTTCGGGACACCCTGCAATTCTTTTTGTGGGAAATAACAATGTGCGTTTTCATTTTTGAGGCTACAAAAAGATTAGTACAATATATACAGTGATGAAATCGAAAAGAATTACTAACTGAGCAGCCGCAAACTATTTCCTTCATACAGTTTGTTCTCTCGACGTTCAATCTGCTTTTTCTATATCTAATCCCAAACCCAAATTCTCAGGGATACAGATTGTAATAGTCGTATGCCTCTCCAAGGGGATCAAAGTTGTCTCCGACGGCAGGAATTACGACATTGTCACACTTCTTTCTTGCATAGCATCTGAGTGCTTTTTCCAGTGCCCTTATCCTCCCAACGTAGGGGGGGGGGGGCTCAAGGGGTGCATGCCTGACACGGACCCTGTGTGATTAATTGGCATACAGACGAATCATTACCACGCAATTGTTTTACATAACTATGACTAATTGGCATACAGACATTCCACAGCAAGTAAGAGCAATTCATTTGCCATCCAAGCACAACACTTTCAGAAGGAGCGGGCAAGAACAGTAAGTTGTCCGTCAAAATCAAAGCGGACAACAACAGGCGTCAATAAGGGAGAATATGGAAGGTACCTATCGACTAGATCTGACAAAAACTCGTAgccgccgcctcccgccttcgCCGTCGCCATTGCTCTGTTTTCCCTTTAGCTCTTGATGAGGCGGTCAAAGCGATAAGTGTCTTTTTTTCCTTCAGCGCGTTGGGGCGGTCGATGGGGACAGGGGGGGTGCGGACCCGTGGTGCCACGTATGCTTATCTGTCGTAAACAACGCCGTTTGTTTGCCGGCCTGCATGCAATGGGCAACCGGTTTGGACCGGTAGTCACGTCATGCACCATCCGAACAAGATAAATCCTGCCGTGACAGAATCGTCATATCGAACGGGGAGTTCCCCATATATTACTGTTCCAAGCTACGCATCTTTGTATTCACTCTTCGATCGCATTCAATGCTCCATTACACCCGTCAATGTTCGATTGGCACGCGTAGCGTGAGCAGGCGCGCCCGTCCACTCCATCGCCGCTCTCCCCCTGCAAGCCACTTTACTTTTAGTTAGGTTGAAAGGCCTTTTCTGAAGAAGAAAATGTGTGCTACAAAATAAAGTTTCCTCTTTATTTACTCTACTTCTGTTGCTGATCTGAAGTAAGAATATATGTTTATATGCCGACGAAACCTTAAATGAATAGCTATGTTTTGCATAAAATGCATTTGGCCACGAAATTGATTGCTTTAGTGCACATCTTGACGCGGTGTTGCAGATTAAAGGTATGTATCACGATGAGTAGCGGAAGAAACAACAAATAGTTTACATATATTACTAATATTTGAACTATTATAAGACAATGTTCTGTTACGCTATCTTCTAGTTAACTTTGCTCGGCTGAAATGAACTCTCTTTAGAGAGAAGCTTAAAACAATTCTGATTTACAGAATGGATTGAATTAGTAGGTTTTGACGTGTGTAATGGAGTATAGATTATGATGATAATGTATGGTTTTTCTTTTGTATGCAGAGAGTACTGAATTCTTTATTTCAATGGAGAACAAAATGGAAGATCTCTTCAATCTAGAGTCTGAAATCGTAGATATGTCCATGTCCATCGACACAATGAAGACTGATGATCACGGCAGCAATGCAGAAATACCATGTGTTCAGAGTTCTCCAGAGCATGATTTTGAGTTCCTAGAAGGCAGGCTCCACAGCATCAGAGAAGCCATTGCAAATGCTGAGCTACTTCTGGACAACAGCCTCTTCTGTGGCACACCATCAAGTCTATCACTCCATTCATTCATCGTTGAGATGCTGGAGACCGTTGAGGCCGTCTTTGGCGATGGATCAGAGAGCAGCTTCGGCTTCCAGGAAGAAAACAACTTTCAACGCACCAACTTCCTGTTTGACTGCATCGTCAAGTCGCTGGACTCGAAGTTCCGCGACTTCAGAAAATGCGGGTACAAGGCTTTGTTGCGAATGCCTCTCACCATGAGCAAAGACCTGCTGAAGAGGGAGATATCCAAAGAGATCGGCAGCTGGAGCGATGTTTCATCGGACCGTGCTGCGGAGAAGGAGCTGGACCAGGTGGTGGCAGAGAGGTGTGACGGGTGCCGGACCGAGGCGTTCGACATCAGCATCGCCATCGAGGACGACATACTCGAGGCCCTCGTCGGTGAGTTCGCCTTCGACCAATGCTGCTGAAAGTGTGGAAGTTTACTGGTTAACATGGCATTGGTCAGGCATGAGTAACACTTTGCAGATATGTACTCTATTTCTCCTCCGAAGATGTTATACAGCGTCATGTAGTAATATGGACGCTCCCGCCCCCGGTTAGTCCCAGATTTAATTCAGGTGTGCTATACTGCGGGTTGAATCAGGCAAATGGCAGGGGTTTTTGTGCAAAACTGCACGCGCTGACCGGCCCAGCCACTTGGCAGCCAATTGGCGCGCTGTGATTGGCCTGGGACTAAAACATCACATGAGATGCAAGTTGGGGTATGGCTTGGTCAAGTTTTGCAAGTTTGGGACTAGATCATCACATCCTGTGCAAGTTAGGGTACCTGGGGTGCTATTACCTCTTCACATATATGGGTCCAAATCCACACTTACATCATACTctacatgatatgagcaacataaagaCTGTTATCATACCAGATTCGCATGCATAGTTCAGAAGCACAAAAGTGACTTTAGGTTCACATACATGTATCTTAACTCATGAAAATATGGTGGAAGCATATGACTGAAGTTGCTTGTTTTGTTTGAGGGTACAAACGACCGGCAAAGTAAAGTCTCTTCACCATATTGGGGTGCAGGTATGGAATCACTCTGTTCACTGGCATCAACAGTTGTCAATCAGTGATGCCATTTATCTCCATTGAGTGTTCTGTCATTTACAGGGAGAGATTTGCTGGGATGTACTCTCCTTGGGTCTACTCTTTTGCGCAGACGGAATCATTCTGTTCACAACCAATGGCCTTCTCAAAACAAAAACATCTTATGTCCTTTCGAGCTTTTTTTTATTGCCAAACAATTTAATTTTTCAGCAAATAACTTGAATTTGGATCCATCCTATGAATTAAAGAGACAACTTTGCATCAAACCTATGCTGGTGTGCATGAGTATTGCTAGACAATCAGAAATGAAGTAAAGCATTAATCTTGTTGTGATCACAACCAAGCAAACTAACTCCATTACTAACATTGCTAGAAAATCTGATCATTACTAACTGATTATTAACTAGATGGTCTGTAGCTACTACTAACATTGCGTTCAAATGAGCCTCTATATTGCTACTACTACCATTGCTTTCCCAGGAGTGCCACTTACCCATCTGAACAAGCCCATGTGGATGCGCCCGGCCTGAAGCTGTTGCCGATGCCAACCTGAGGACACCCTGACAGGAACCTCCAGCCAGCTGGCGACTGACCCAGCAATGCCCTGGTCTGATGCTGCTGCAGCCAGGGCACCTGTCAGGAAACgtatcatgcaatttcaaaaatattcctatgctcacgcaagatctatctaggagatgcataacaacgtgagggggagagtgtgtccatgtaccctcgtagaccgaaagtggaagcatttgttaacgcggttgatgtagtcgaacttcttctcattccgaccgatcaagtactgaacttacggcacctccgagttctacacacgttcagctcgatgacgtcccttgaactcttgatccagcaaagtgtcaagggagtgttgcgtcagcacgacggcgtggtgacagtgatggtgaagtgatccacgcagggcttcgcctaagcactatgtgaatatgaccggaggcataaactgtggaggggggcgccacacacggctaggaatcaatattgtgtgttctagctgtgccccccccccacatatatataggtgggagagggagaggggcagcaagggcggcctccccccttccataagtgtcggagggggaaggaaagagagggggtagaaggaaagggggagggaaaatcctcccctttccttctcccttcccctccttCTCCTATTTCAGCCTatatgggggtgcaccagcccaccacggGCTGGtatgtccctctcttggcccataaggcccatagctttgtcgggggtgcccgaaacccctttccggtgacccgatacgtactcggtacccccggaacacttccggtgtccgaatactatcgtcctatatatgaatctttacctctcgaccatttagagactcctcgtcatgtccttgatctcatccaggactccggacaacattcggtcaccaaatcacataactcatataatacaaaatcatcatcgaacgttaagcgtgcggaccctacgggttcgagaactatgtagacatgaccgagacacctctccggccaataaccaacaatggaacctggatgctcatattggctcccacatattctatgaagatctttatcagtcgaactgttatgacaacatacgttattccctttgtcatcgtatgttacttgtccaagattcgatcgttggtatcttcatacctagttcaatctcgttactagcaagtctctttactcgttccataatgcatcatccctcaactaactcattagtcacattgcttccaaggcttcttatgatgtgcattaccgagagggcccagagatacctcttcgatactctgagtgacaaatcctaatcttgatctatgccaacccaacaaacaccttcggagatacctgtagagcatctttataatcaccctgttacattgtgatgtttgatagcacacaaggcattcctccggtatccaggagttgcataatctcatagtcggaggaatatgtatttgacatgaagaaagcaatagcaaaaaaactgaatgatcataatgctaagctaacggatgggtcttgtccatcacatcattctcctaatgatgtgatctcgttcatcaaatgacaaccacatgtctatggttaggaaacttaaccatctttgattaacgagctagtctagtagaggcttattagggacacaatgttttgtctatgtatccacatatgtatcaagtttccggttaatacaattctagcatgaataataaacatttatcatgatataaggaaatataaaataacaactttattattgcctctagggcatatttccttcagtctcccacttgcactagaggcaataatctagttcacatcgccatgtgatttaacaccaatagttcacatctttatgtgattaacacccatagttcacatcgccatgtgaccaacacccaaagggtttactagagtcaataatctagttcatatctctatgtgattaacacccaaagagtactaaggtgtgatcatgttttgcttatgagaaaagtttagtcaacgggtctgccacattcagatttgtatgtattttgcaaatttctgtgtctacaatgctctgcatggagctactctagctaattgctcccacgttcaatatgtaTCGAGATTGAGACTTAAGAGTCATCTAgaccagtgttaaagcttgcatcgacataactctttacgacgaactctttatcacctccataactgagaaacatttccttagtcctctttaaggtaactaaggataattttgaccgttgtccagtgatctattcctggatcactatagtacccccttgccaaactcatggcaaggtaaataataggtttggtacacaacatggcatactttatagaacctatggctgaggcatagggaatgatttccattctctctttatcttctgccgtggtcgggttttgagtcttttactcaacttcacaccttataatacaggcaagaactccttctttgactgatccattttgaactccatcaaaatcttgtcaaggtatgtactcattgaaagtcttatcaagcgtcttgatctatctctatagatcttgatacccaatatgtaagcagcttcaccaaggtctttcattgaaaaattcttattcaagtatccttttatgctatccaaaaattctatatcatttccaataaataatatgtcatccacatataatatcagaaatgctagagagctcccactcactttcttgtaaatacaggcctcatcgtaagtctgtataaaaccatatgctttgatcacctcatcaaagcgtatattccaactccgagatgcttgcaccagtccatagacggatcactggagcttgcacgtcttgttagaacctttaggatcaacaaaaacttctggttgcatcatatacaactcttcttagagatatTCATTTAAGGAAtggagttttgacatccatttgacagatttcataaaatgtggcaattactaacatgatttggacggacttaagcatcgctatgggtgataaagtctcatcgtattcaactccttgaacttgttgaaaaccttttgcgaaaagtcgagctttatagacagtaacattaccatcagcgtcagtcttcttcttgaagatccatttatttactatgggtcaccgatcatcgggaaaatccaccaaagtccacactttgttcttatacatggatcctatctcagatttcatggcctcaagccatttatcggaatctgggctcatcatagcttattcattgttcgtaggttcgtcatggtctagtaacatgacttccagaacaggattaccctaccactctggtgtcgatcgtgttctggttgacctacaaggttcggtagtaacttgacctgaagtttcatgatcatcatcattagcttcctctctagttggtgtaggcatcacgggaacagatttctctgatgaactactttccaaagtgagagaaggtacaattacctcatcaagttatactttcctccgactcacttctttcgagagaaactctttctctagaaaggttccatggcaataaagatcttgcctttggatctgtggtagaaggtgtacccaattgtttccttagggtatcctatgaagacgcacttctccgatttgggtttgaggttatcaggttgaagccttttgacataagtgtcgcaaccccaaactttaagaaacgacaacttaggtttccttccaaaccatagtcatacggtgtcgtctcaacggattagacggtgccctatttaacatgaatgcggctatctctaatgcataaccccaaaacgataatggtaaattggtaagagacatcatatatcgcaccatatctaataaagtaaggttgcgacattcgaacacaccattacactgtggtgttccaggtggcgtgagttgtgaaacaattccacattgtttaaatgaaggccaaactcgtaactcaaattctgcttctgcgatcagatcatagaaactttattttcttgctacgatgattctccacttcactctaaaattctttgaacttttcaaatgtttcagacttgtgtttcattgagtagatatactgataacccacaagtataggggatcgcaacagttttcgagggtagagtattcaacccaaatttattgattagacacaaggggagccaaagaatattctcaagtattagcagctgagttgtcaattcaaccacacctgaaagacttgatATCTGCAGCAAagaatttagtagaaaagtagtatgaaaGTAGTGGTAACTGTGGCAAAAGtagtagtagcagttttgtagcaatcgtaacagtggcaacggataaGTAActaatcaaagatcaatatgtgaaaatctcgtaggcaatggatcaatgatggataattatgtcagatgcaattcatcatgcaacagttataacatagggtgacgcagaactagctccaattcagcaatgtaatgtaggcatgtattctgaatatactcatacgtgcttatggaaaagaacttgcatgacatcttttgtcctaccctcccgcagcagcggggtcctattggaagctaagggatattaaggcctccttttaatagagtaccggaccaaagcattagcacttagtgaatgcatgaactcctcaaactacggtcatcatcgggaagtgtcccgactattgtcactctggggtttatcggatcataacacgtggtgggtgactataacttgcaatataggatcaagaactcacatatattcatgaaaacataataggttcagatctgaaatcatggcactcgggccctggtgacaagcattaagcatggcaaagtcacagcaacatcaatcttagaacataatggatactagggatcaaatcctaacaaaactaactcgattacatggtaaatctcatccaacccatcaccgtccagcaagcctacgatgggattactcacgcacggcagtgagcatcatgaaattggtgatggaggatggttgatgatgatgatggcaacggattcccctctcaggagccccgaacggactccagatcagccctcccgaggaagattagggcttggcggcggctccgtatcgtaaaacatgatgaatccttctctctgatttttttctccccgaacatgaatatatggagttggagttgaggtcggtggaggtccaggggacccacgaggcagggggagcaccctagggggggtgggcgcaccttgcaccctcgtggacagggtgtgcgtcccctctgttgattctttcgccactattttttattaattccaaaacgtgtctccgtggagtttcaggtcattccgagaacttttatttctgcacaaaaataacaccatggcaattctgctgaaaacaacgtcaatccgggttagttccattcaaatcacgcaagttagagtccaaaacaagggcaaaagtgtttggaaaagtagatacagttggagacgtattaactcccccaagcttaaacctttgcttgtcctcaagcaattcagttggcaaactgaaagtgataaagaaaaacttttacaaactctatttgatcttgttgttgcaaatatgtaaagccagcattcaagttttcagcaaagattatgaactaaccacattcacaataacacttag encodes:
- the LOC119350292 gene encoding uncharacterized protein LOC119350292 produces the protein RRSTAPTPAPRSRAGARQAADQTNYSDSSAPLNNAETIYNSNDQSPEFHKSYQFQGDQGADSPATCTNDEPNQPSPTSVLEACFSHGASSLGSPTEKIESTEFFISMENKMEDLFNLESEIVDMSMSIDTMKTDDHGSNAEIPCVQSSPEHDFEFLEGRLHSIREAIANAELLLDNSLFCGTPSSLSLHSFIVEMLETVEAVFGDGSESSFGFQEENNFQRTNFLFDCIVKSLDSKFRDFRKCGYKALLRMPLTMSKDLLKREISKEIGSWSDVSSDRAAEKELDQVVAERCDGCRTEAFDISIAIEDDILEALVGEFAFDQCC